In one window of bacterium DNA:
- a CDS encoding aspartate aminotransferase family protein, producing the protein METFQIIQSGDDHLLPVYNRQKIVLMRGEGSHVYDSERMAYLDFFSGIAVNGLGQAYPEIVNAIIEEAKKLGHVSNYYYNVPNVTLAKLLCDISFAQKVFFCNSGAEAVEAALKLARKYFRKQKQNKYEVISFHRSFHGRTFGAISATGQVKYQEGLEPLLPGFVFANFNNIDSVKNLIHDNTAAVLVEVIQCEGGIVPADLQFLQDLRALTREKGILLILDEVQTGLGRTGKMWAYEHYGIEPDMMTSAKALGAGLPMGALLVTNQAAQGFQAGDHASTFGGNPIVSAAAVANIETILSKDLIQNAAKMGEVLHQKLSGLITEFPQLFTEVRGKGLIQGIQMTRKAGSLVGHCAQQGLLVGSAHEDVLRFLPPLIIKTQEIDQAIEKLHRAIQAELQGN; encoded by the coding sequence ATGGAAACCTTCCAGATCATCCAAAGCGGCGACGACCATCTCCTGCCGGTCTACAACCGGCAAAAGATCGTCCTCATGCGCGGGGAAGGTTCCCACGTCTATGATTCGGAGCGGATGGCCTACCTGGATTTCTTCTCCGGGATCGCCGTCAACGGCCTGGGACAGGCCTATCCGGAGATCGTCAATGCCATCATCGAGGAGGCCAAGAAGCTCGGCCACGTCTCGAACTACTATTACAACGTTCCGAACGTCACCCTGGCCAAGCTCTTGTGCGACATCTCTTTCGCCCAAAAGGTCTTTTTCTGCAATTCGGGGGCGGAAGCGGTCGAAGCGGCCTTGAAACTGGCCCGGAAGTACTTCCGCAAGCAGAAGCAGAACAAATACGAGGTCATCAGCTTCCACCGGTCCTTTCATGGGCGCACCTTCGGGGCCATTTCGGCGACGGGCCAAGTGAAATACCAGGAGGGACTGGAACCCCTCTTGCCCGGTTTCGTCTTCGCCAATTTCAACAACATCGATAGCGTGAAGAACCTCATTCACGACAACACCGCGGCCGTTCTGGTGGAGGTCATCCAATGCGAGGGAGGCATCGTTCCGGCGGACCTCCAATTCCTGCAGGACCTGCGGGCCTTGACCCGGGAGAAAGGCATCCTGCTGATCCTGGACGAGGTCCAAACGGGTCTGGGCCGCACGGGAAAGATGTGGGCTTACGAACATTATGGGATCGAACCGGACATGATGACCTCGGCCAAGGCCCTCGGGGCTGGTCTGCCCATGGGCGCCCTCCTGGTGACCAACCAGGCGGCCCAAGGCTTCCAGGCCGGTGACCACGCTTCCACCTTCGGTGGGAATCCGATCGTGAGCGCCGCGGCCGTGGCCAATATCGAGACCATCCTTTCCAAGGACCTGATCCAGAACGCCGCCAAGATGGGGGAGGTCCTTCACCAAAAACTATCCGGCCTGATCACCGAGTTCCCCCAGCTTTTCACCGAGGTCCGGGGCAAGGGCCTCATCCAAGGAATCCAAATGACCCGCAAGGCGGGTTCCTTGGTGGGTCATTGCGCCCAACAAGGGCTTTTGGTCGGGTCCGCCCACGAAGATGTCCTGCGGTTCCTGCCGCCTCTCATCA